GAAATTGTCGGCCTTGAGTACCTCCCCGGATTTCCGGTCGAGCACATAGGCATATGTGTTGCGGTCGAAATGGACGATCGTCTTGCGCATTTTTCCCGCAATCGGGAGGTCGAGCAGCATCATCTCATTGACGCCGTCATAATCCCATTGGTCGTGGGGCGTGAACTGATAGGCCCAGACTGCTTCGCCGGTATCAGCATCTCTGGCGAACACGGAACTGGTCCAGAGATTGTCTCCCGGCCGCTGAGAAGGGACGCGGGGGCCCGGGTTGGAGGTGCCGTAATATATGAGGTTGAGATCCGGATCGTAGCTGATGAAGCCCCACACCGCCCCGGTCCCCTTCGGCGCGGCACCAGCCGGCCATGTCCGCAGGCCGAGGTCTTTGCCCCGATATTGCGGATAAAGCGGTTTGAAGCGCGGGCCGATCAAGGCGTCCTCGTCCGACCCCGTCGAGTAAGCCCGCCACAATTGCTTGCCAGTGTGAATGTCGAGCGCGGCGATCCAGCCCGAAACGCCCATCTCGCCGCCCGAATTGCCGACATAAACCTTGTCGCCGACCACGAATGCCGACATCGTCATGGTGACGCCCTTTGACACGTCGGCCATCGTCGTACGCCAGACTTCCTTGCCGGACTTGAGATCGACCGCGACGGTGTGCGCATCGAGCAGGTTGTAAATGAGCTTGCCGTCGCCGATCGCCCAACCGCGCAGCACCGCGTCGCAGCAGGCCTTGCCGATCGCCATCGGCGCGGGGTTCGGATCGAATTCCCATTTGATCGGGGCGCCCGGCCTGGCGAGGTCGAGCGCATAAGCGCGGTTGGGGAAGGGCGAGACGATATACATCGTTCCGCCGACAACCAGGGGCGCACCTTCGTGCCCGTATTGGGCGCCATCCGAGAACGTCCAGGCAGTCCTCAGCCGTGACACGTTGGTCGTGTTGATCTGGTTCAGGCCGCTGTAACGGCTGTTCGCATAGTCCCGTGCCTGGCTGGTCCAATCGGCGGAAGCAGCGTTGGGGGCAGGGTTGAACGTGCCGCGTCCGGCCGCGCGCCCCGAGGTCGCGAGCGAGGGATTAGCAGCCCTCCTTTGATCGGAGCAGCCCGTCAGCGTGAGCATGCAGGCTGCGATCAGGCCAAAGCCTCGACTTACATGGTCTTTCGCAAGAAAGTTCGAACCGATTCCCACGGCGTCCTCTCGAACTGGCAATGACCCCGATTGGATTAAGGGCCAGCAGACCAGATGGTTCCGCCGGACGATCATCGGATTTGTCTCGCCGCGGCGGGAAGGGCGGAGGGCCGCGCGGGGATAGGCGTCGCGGCAGCGAATTAGGCACTGAGCCATGGACCCTTGAAACGGGCGTTGCCGCGGCAAGTGTTGGCGCGCGCGTCGCGCCGTCAGCCCACTAAGCCGAGGCAGAGGGACCTATTTCCGCCCTCCCACGTTGAAATAGCGTATGACGCATTTCCACTCGCCGCCGGTTGCCGCTTCGATTTTCATTTTTTCCGCTCTCCTTCTGTCCGGAGCCAGCGACGATCGAGCGAGCGCAGCGACGGCTGCTCCCAGCCAGTCCGCCCGTGAGGATAGGGGCACGCCGATCCTGCCTCCCGGCGCGTTGCGCGCCGCGGTGACCGATGCCGCGACGCGGCAGTTCTACAGGTCGAACGGATGGCAACCGATCTGGTCCGATGCGGCCGCAGACGCGTTCACGCGCATTCTCGACGCGCGAAGTCGCCACGGGCTGGATCATCTCGATTTCGTCCAAATTCCGACGCGAGAGGTCAGCCCGGCATCGCGCGAAGCCGCGCTGACCGGCGCCGCGCTGCGCTATGCCGCAGCGCTGGCGCATGGCGTGACCGATCCATCGGACCTTCACGCAATCTACACCATCCCGCGGCCCGAGAGCGCCTTGGATGAGGCGCTCGCGCAGGCGGTCGCCAACGGAACGTTGGAAGCATGGTTCTCCGCGCTCGCTCCGCAAGATGACGATTATTTCCGCCTTTCCGAAGCCTATCTTCAAGCGCGCCAAGGCGCCGGTGATATCAATCCGCGTTTGGACGCTGCGGGCCTGATCCATGTCGGTGACACCGACAGCCGCGTCCCGGCAATCGTCGAACAGTTGATCGGCGGCGAATACCTGACCCGCGAGGCAGCCATGGTAGGGCAGTCGTCGGACATTTCCCTCTATACCCAGCAGGTCGCAGACGCTGTCGAGCTGTTGCAGCGCGACTACGGTATCGTCGCTGACGGCGTTGTCGGGCCCGATACGCTCGAAGTTCTCAATCTGCGCCCCGGCGACCGGGCGCGGGTTATCGCAGTCGCGCTGGAAAGGCTGCGCTGGCTGCCACGCACCCCGCCCGCAACCAGGATCGATGTGAATATTGCAGCCGCACGTCTTTCTTACTACCGCGATGGCCTACTCACCGACAGTCGCCGCGCAATCGTCGGCAAGCCGGGCACGGAAACGCCGCAACTGCTTGCACCGATTTTCCGGCTCGTCGCCAATCCAACCTGGACGATTCCAAAATCCATCCAGCACGGCGAGATGGCCGGCGTCAGTCGCAATTATCTGAGGCGGCACAATATGGTTCTCAGAAACGGGTGGATCGTACAGAAATCCGGACCGGGCAATGCATTGGGCCTCGTCAAGTTCGACATGGATGACACCTACGCCATCTATCTGCACGACACTTCCGCACCGCACCTGTTCTCGCGAAGCGAACGCCACCTGAGTCATGGCTGCGTCCGTGTCGAGGATGCATTGGGCTTTGCGCAAAAAATCGCGGAAGACGAAGGCGTGGGGGATCAGTGGCGGCAGGCTCGTGCGTCGGATAAACAGACATTCGTCACCTTGCCGCAGCAGATTCCCGTGCGCTTGATCTACCAGAACGTTTTCATCGATCACGACGGAAATGTCGCTTTCCGCACCGATCCCTATGACTGGAATACACCGGTTGCCAAGGCACTCGGATTCACGGTCGCATCACACGCCAAAGCCCAGGCGAAAGCGACGGATATCGGTCCGTAAGTTGCCGCTTGCCCGCAGGCCGCATGGCATTTCAGGGATGGTGCCAGTCTCTTCAAGACCAAGCGCGTAAGGCGCAAGCGATTGGGTGATGCTATGTCTGAGCTGTATGCCAACAGCAGATTTAGCACCGAGCCTCAGGCGACCGTCTAGCGCACACAGATATTGAAATGTGCGGCCGGGTCAGCCGCTCGACACGCTAGGACCTAGCTATCCAGGTGTTACGCGCACTCTCGTAGATGGATGAACAGCTCAGTCTTCTGTTTGGGAGACAGAGACGAAATCATGTTTCTCGCGAGTATCACTTCGCCGTCGGTTTGGTCGGATTGCTCCACTCTCAACTGAAGGCTGTGGTCCCTTGCCTTGCAACGGCCGCCCAGGGAATTGAAGATATCAATCCAATCGTCCGAATCAAATGATCCGACTCCTGGATTTCGATTGTCCGATTTATAAATTCCGTGTTCCAAAACTAAATTCTCCTTTGAGCGCGTGCAGTCTCCATGTTCTTCGAATAAAGTCCCCGCTTGTGACCTTGTAGCAAAAAAAATGTGGCCGATTGGGGGCGGAATGAAAATGATCAGAACGCGAACTGCGCTAGGGCATTGTGCAGGCGAATGATTGTCGATCACTCATGGTTGCATAGTTTCTCGACGGAGGCGGCGATGGAAAATGGATTTTCCTGCTTTTAATGCGTTTGACCTCGCCCGCACTGAATGGGCGCGCTGCAGCCCGTTCGGACTGCGTGCAAGCTAGCGCTGCCTGTCATCTCGCGCATTATGCCGTATAATTGCGAAGATAATGAGAAGGAAGGCTGCCAACCGAAGCAAATAGAGCCAGCTCCGCTCTTCGAGCGGCACGTTGCTCAAGGTCAGCAAAGTCTGATTGATGGCCAGCAAGAAGAAGCTGCCGGCGAATGCCAGGAACAGTTGTACGCGGCTCTTGCGCCAGAAGCTGAGCAAGATCAGTCCGGCCACGGCAAATCCCATCGACACCGCGCCGCCCAGAAAGTCCAGGAGCATGCTCACTCTCCATCCCAAATGAAGCCGATCAGAAGTACGCCAACTGCGGCCAGTGAGAGACCGAGCCGGATCAGCCGGAAATCAACCTGCGGAAAGACGAGTATGTCCAGGATGACAACTAGGTTTGCAGCGGCCAGCAGCGTGAAGCAGATGGCACTCCAAAGCAGAATTCTAGCCCGGTTGCGGAGGAACATGCGGCCCAGCAGCGCAGCGCACAGGCTGCTGGTGAGGAAGCAAAGAGTGTAGACCAATGTGGGAAAGAGATCGGCCATGGTCAGTCCTTGCGCAATCTGAACGCCTCGGAAAAGGCAGCGATACCGGGAGAGGTATGTGAGACAATTTTGCGCCGGACCTGGTTTGGTCTTCGCTCGTAAAGCGAAAGGGCTTCATCGACGAGCGAGGCCAGTTCAGCACTCGCCGGCCGGAAACGGATCTCACCGTCGTCGTCGATGACGACCAGAGCAACCGCCAGAAGCTGGTCGATGCTCTGGTCGACGACCGATCTGCTCGCCCGCAATCTCTCGATAAGCTGGTCTGCCGAATGTGGAAATTCCGCGTTAGCGACCACAAAGCGCAGCACTTCGATTGCCCAAACCGACCGGAATGTGCTGCCAATAAACTCAAGTACCTGTTCTTCGCCCGCCACCCCCGCGGAAAACCCCTTGCGCGCCGTGCCGACAATGGTCGGCACTCCGGCAAGCCCCAAACGTTTCAGTTGCATTGGGGTTCCCGTGGTTCCGCAAATCGGGTCCAGCCCGATCTTGCGATCTATCGGTTTGCAATCTGCTGTCCGGCCGCCGGAAGGCGATCCGCCGTCACGGCGAATGTTTCGACAGGTCGATATGGCGACCGGCAATTCGGCGCCTTCATCGTCAAGCCGGCCTTCATCGTCAAACCGATGGTGTGGCGCTGCAATTTCACCGACGACCGCCGCCAAGATGGTGAGGGCACCCGGGTTTCGAGAACAAGCTGGACCTTGTGCCGGGATTTTAGCTGCTCGCCTGGACAGAAACCCAGCCACCCGGATGCCCCTTCCGCAAGATGACCGGGTTCTCGTCGCTACCAAACTGACAAGCGCTGCTTCGTGAACGTCAATCGCATCCATTGTGGCAATAGTTGGCGCTTGTCGTGCTTGCTCGATCGTCTTGCATTTTCGGGGCTGGCAACTAGACATTGCGCCGCGCTCGAAAGGAGAGCGCCGAGGCGCGAATTTCCGCCCGAACCTGACACTCTCGCCGGGCGCGTGGTCCAGAGCCGACCGCCGGGTGGTCGACGCGAATGTCCAGGCGCGAATTCGTGCTAAAGGCGTTGATGCTGGTTCGCGCGCGGGGCATCGCCATCCGGTCCAGGCCGGCGTCTCGCAGGAGCGGCCCATGGCGACGAGCATCGCGCGCTGGCGCGTGGCCCGGGCAACCTCGTGCGTCTGAAGATCTGGCACAGCGTCGGGGCGGCCGTCGATGGCGTACCTTCTTCCGGCAGCGCCTGCGACACGGACCTCGCCTTGCTCTACGAGATCGAGGCGCCGCGGCTGCGGCGACGGCTCACGCGCTATTTCAGCACAGAGAAGGCAGCCGATCTCGTACAGTCCGCTTTCGTGCGCTTGCTTCGGCTTGGCAGCGAGCGCCTGGACGAGCTCGAAAATCCCCGCGGCTACCTGGCGCGCACGGCCGACAATCTTGCTCGCGATGAGGTGAAGTTTGCGGCCCGCCGCAACGAGAACAGGCATGTCGATGCCGATGATTGTGGGCTCGCAGGCCCGGATCCGCTCGCGTTGCTCGAAGCGCGCGATATGCTGCGGCGGATCGAGGTCGGCATTGGCGAACTGCCCGATCGGACGCGCGAGATATTCATGGCCCATCGCTTCGAGGAGTTGACCTATGCCGAGATCGCCCAGCGCATGGGCGTGAGTATGCGGACGGTCGAGAGGCACATTTCGATCGCTCTGTTTGAGCTTCATCGCTGCGCGGGTCGCGAGACGTGACGCCCGGCGACAGCAGTGGTGAGGGCAACGAGCGTTTTCTGGCCGCGAGCCGATGGTTCGCGCGCATGCGCGGTCCCGACGCTGAGCAAAGCCTCCCGGAGTTCGAGGACTGGTGCCGCAATCCCGCGAACCGGCAGACCTATGGCGAAATGGAGGCGATCTGGATGGCATCGGCATCGGCCCGTCCCGGGGCTGCGTCAGCCGGAAGGAATCGCATCCGGCCCGGACTCATCGCCGCCGGGATCGCCACTGCAGTGACGCTCGGGCTACTCGTTTACGGCCACCTCCGGCCAGGGATACCGGCTCCTACGCAGGTCTACGGCAGCGAGCGGGGCGTCATTCGCGAGGTCGCGCTCGCCGACGGCAGTCATGTGGTCCTCGACACCGCGAGCCAGGTCAGCGCCTCGTTCGATCACCTTGAGAGAAAGGTGGCCCTTCTTGCCGGTCGCGCGCGGTTCAAGGTAATGCACGATACCGCGCATCCGTTCGTGGTGACGGCAGCCGGACTTGCCGTCGTGGCGCGCGGTACCATCTTCGATGTCCGCATTGACGCTGGCCGCACCGAGGTCAGCCTTGTCGAAGGCGCCGTAGATCTCGAGAGCCGCGGTCAAGATGGGGCCTACCGGGTCGTTGGTCGGCTTCGTCCCGGCGAGACGGCCACCTTCGCCAGCGCCGACCTTCGCCCGCGAATTGCGCGGTTGCCGCAACAAAGCTGGACTGCCGGCATCATTGCGGCCGACGGAATGCGTTTGTCCGATCTCTTGAGCGAAGCGAACCGCTATAGCGCAGCCCCGATCCGCCTTGCCGACCCGAGTCTCGGCGACCTGACAATTTCGGGCGGCTTCCGCCCGGCCGATAGCGAGCAGCTGGCGCAGGCCCTCGCTTCCGCCCTGTCCCTGCGGGTCATGCACGGCGGCGACGGCGCCGTGACGCTTACCCGGACGCCGGAAACGCCGGTTGCCAGGGCCGAATGCCGGACTGCCAATTGTTTCGCGCGCTGAGGTTGGGCCGCTGCGGGAACCTGTGCCTCACAAGCGTTCGGCCTGTCCCGTCCGCATGATCAGCTCGGCGATGCGATCGGCGATAACGAGCGGCGGGAGCTTCGATCTCGCCGCTTCCTCGAGGATGATGCTCACGCGTGGACCGATGCCCGCCACCCTGCCGGCAACGACCGATCGGTCCTCGCGCATATATTCCGCCGCAGCGCTTACGATCCCGCCAGCGTTCGCGACGTAGTCGGGCACATAGGTGATGCCGCGGGCGGCCAGATCATGAGCGATGTCAGGGGCTGCCAGCTGGTTGTTGGCAGCGCCGCAGATCAGTCTCGCCCGCATCGCATTCGCGACCTTGCGGGTGATCGCCCCGCCGAGCGCGCAGGGCGCGAAGACATCGACATGCATCAGGGCGATGTCCGCTGTATCGGCAATGCCGGCGCCGAGTTCGTTCGCGAGCGCCTCGGCTCTCGGCCGATCGATGTCGGCGACGATCAGGCGGGCACCGGCTTCGACGAGGCGGCGACACAGCTCGGACCCGACATGGCCGAGACCCTGGACCGCTACCGTGCGCCCTTCAAGCTCGGATGACAGGACGCGCCGGCTGGCGGCCTGCATGGCATGGACCACGCCGAGCGCCGTCCAGCGCGAGGGATCTCCGCCCGCTAGCCTGCCATCGGCGGGCCGGCCGACGACGTGGCCCGTTCGCTGCGCGACGTGCTCCATGTCACTCACGCAGGTGCCAACATCCTGGGCCGTGATGTAGCGGCCGCCGAGCCGGTCGACCGCCTCGCCGAAGGCTTCGAACAGCGCGGCCTTGTCGTAATCTCCTTCCGGCCGCCGGATGACGGCCTTGGCACCGCCGAAGGGCAGAGCCGCCATGGCATTCTTGTAGCTCATGCCCTCGGCCAGCCGAACCGCGTCGGCAAAGGCCTCGTCGATCGTCGGATAGGGCCAGACGCGGCAGCCGCCGAGCGAAAGGCCGAGCAAGGCGGAATGGATGACGATCACGCCTTCGAGTTTCGCCTGGTGATTATGCAGGCGGATCACTTCGGCGGGCGGTTCTGCGATATTTCTTCGATCGGTCATGTGGGGCTCCTCATGTCCGTCGTTATCGGCGAGCGAGGCAGGAGAGACTTGATCGATATGTCGGGCCAAACAGGGATTATCGGATCGAATTGTCCCGGCACGGACGCTGGCGGGTCGAAATGACCGATCTCGATCCCTTCGAGCGGAAGATCATCCGCGAGCTGCAACGCGATTCGAGCCTGACTACGGCTGAGGTCGCCGAGCGCGTGGGCCTCTCGACTTCACCCTGCTGGCGCAGGATCGACCGCCTCGAGCGCGAAGGTTACATTCGCGGTCAGGTAGCGCTGGTCGACCGACGCAAGCTCGGTTTCAATGCCCACATCTTCGCGCAAGTGAAGCTCACCGCGCACGGCCGCGCCAATCTCGATCAATTTTGCGATGCGATCAGGGCTTTTCCCGAAGTGCTCGAGGCCTATGTCCTGCTCGGGACGATGGATTTCATGCTGCGGATCGTCGCGCGCGACATCGAAGCCTACGAGCGCTTCTTCTTCGATCGGCTCAGCAAGGTGCCGGGAGTGCAGGAAGTCCAGTCGAACGTCGCGCTTTCGGAAATCAAGGTGACCGGCGAACTGCCGATCGACTGACCCAGGTCCTGCCAGGAACGTCAGAGGGTCTGGCGCCTGACGAAAGCTTCGACCGCTTCGATCGGCGCTTCGACGATCTCGAGGCCATCGACTTGAGAGGCGGGCGAGCCCTCGCGCAGCTTTTCGACGAGCCTGTCGAGCTGGTCCGGCACGCCCGCCGCGTAGACCTCCACCCTGCCATCGGAGCGGTTGCGGACCCAGCCGGCGACACCGATCTCGCGCGCGCGGCTGACGGTCCACTCGCGAAAGAAGACGCCTTGAACCTGGCCCGTGATGAAGATCCTGTATGCGACCATGCCAGCTTCATGGCGTCACGAATGCGATTTTTCCAGTTCGCTCGGGTGGCGCTTCAACAGTTGCCGCCAGGTCTGTGACCGACGCTCCGAGCGCGGTCGCGCGTCCAGTGCCGCGCGGGGCGACGGTGGTCGCGACGGCGCCCGCCATTCCCATCCAGCCCTGTCTGAAAAAAGTTTGTGGGGGGACGGTTCCCTCCGTCGTCACCCGCAGACTGCCGCCTCGTCGCCAGGCGCAGAACAGGGAGAACGACATGATGAACCGTACTTCGCGCTGCCGGCTCAGGACAGCGGCAGGCCTTATCGCAGCCGCGGCGCTGGCGACCATATCGCCGGCTCGTGCCCAGCCGGCGATGCAGATCTACGATATACCGGCACAGCCGCTGGGCGATGCGCTCGCGGCAGCGGCCCAGCGCGCGGGAGTGGCGATCCTGGCCCCGACGCCGCTGGTGGCGGGCCGGCGGGCGCCGGCGCTCAAGGGTCAGTTCTCGCCCGAGGAGGCGATAAGGCAACTCCTCTCCGGCAGCGGTCTGGTTCTCGAGCGGGTCGGCGACAGCTATGTCGTGAAGCGGTCCGGTCGCAGCGAGATCGATCCCGCCGATACCGACACCGACATCGTCGTCACGGGCTCGCGCATCCGCGGCGCGCCGGTGGCCTCGACGCTCGTGCGCCTCAGCGCGGAGTCCATCCGCAATACCGGGCAGGCAACGGTAGCCGATGCGATGCGTTCGCTGCCGCAGAATTTCGGCGGTGGCCAGAATCCGGGCATGGGCTTCAACGTACCGGAGTCGAGCGGTAGTGACATCAGCGGCGGCTCGGCGATCAATCTCAGGGGCCTCGGCGCCGACGCGACCCTGACCTTGCTCAATGGCCACCGGCTGCCCTATTCGGCCCTGTCGCAGTCGATCGACATCTCGGCGATCCCGCTCGACACCGTCGATCGCATCGAGGTCGTCGCGGACGGGGCATCGGCGATCTATGGTTCGGATGCCGTGGCGGGCGTCGTCAACATCGTCCTGAAGCGCGACTTCGATGGTCTGCGGACGCGCGCGCGGATGGGCGCCTCGACCGACGGAGGCAACTTCCAACAGCAGTATTCCGTTGTTGGCGGCAAGGCCTGGGACTCGGGCGGTGTCCTGATCGCCTACGAATTCGCGCGCTCGACCCAGATCACGGCTGCCGATCGCGACTACGCGGCGACCAAGGTGCCCGGGGTCACCCTCTATCCCGCGCTCAAGCGCCACAGCGTGGTCGTCGCGGCGCATCAGGAGATCACGCCCGACATCACTTTCTCGATCGACGGCGTTTATGGTCGCCGCTGGAAGGAGGCGACCTATCCGCTCAATGCCGCCGGCAACCTGGCGGTCAGCAGGGTCGAGAACAATGCGCAGTCGCGCTCGTGGGTGATTGCCCCTTCGCTCCAGGCCCGCCTGGGATCCTGGCGGCTCGAGCTCGGTGGCGCCTATGGCAAGGACCGTGTCATCATCGGTCCCGACCAGTTCATTGGCACCCGCTTCATCGACGGCGGCGAAGCCTGCCTTTGCAACACCGGCCGGTCGGTCGAGTTTTCCGGCGACGG
The window above is part of the Novosphingobium sp. G106 genome. Proteins encoded here:
- a CDS encoding PQQ-dependent dehydrogenase, methanol/ethanol family, whose protein sequence is MLTLTGCSDQRRAANPSLATSGRAAGRGTFNPAPNAASADWTSQARDYANSRYSGLNQINTTNVSRLRTAWTFSDGAQYGHEGAPLVVGGTMYIVSPFPNRAYALDLARPGAPIKWEFDPNPAPMAIGKACCDAVLRGWAIGDGKLIYNLLDAHTVAVDLKSGKEVWRTTMADVSKGVTMTMSAFVVGDKVYVGNSGGEMGVSGWIAALDIHTGKQLWRAYSTGSDEDALIGPRFKPLYPQYRGKDLGLRTWPAGAAPKGTGAVWGFISYDPDLNLIYYGTSNPGPRVPSQRPGDNLWTSSVFARDADTGEAVWAYQFTPHDQWDYDGVNEMMLLDLPIAGKMRKTIVHFDRNTYAYVLDRKSGEVLKADNFAPQNWSTGFDWKTMRPRINPEKEAKVGGKVEHICPPDIGQKDWEPPSFSPRTGLIYVGIFNICMDLTDHKVSYIAGTPYDGMEMTRHSVDGEDGDWGALLAWDPVAGKAAWRIPEKFMVMSGTIVTAGDVVFYGTTDGWFKALDARSGKLLWQQKLSSGVIGQPITYLGPDGRQYVAVASGVGGAAMVQKGRPGFPARGSTLYVFSLDGEGVSAAPGTAPSSMAGSK
- a CDS encoding L,D-transpeptidase family protein; the protein is MTHFHSPPVAASIFIFSALLLSGASDDRASAATAAPSQSAREDRGTPILPPGALRAAVTDAATRQFYRSNGWQPIWSDAAADAFTRILDARSRHGLDHLDFVQIPTREVSPASREAALTGAALRYAAALAHGVTDPSDLHAIYTIPRPESALDEALAQAVANGTLEAWFSALAPQDDDYFRLSEAYLQARQGAGDINPRLDAAGLIHVGDTDSRVPAIVEQLIGGEYLTREAAMVGQSSDISLYTQQVADAVELLQRDYGIVADGVVGPDTLEVLNLRPGDRARVIAVALERLRWLPRTPPATRIDVNIAAARLSYYRDGLLTDSRRAIVGKPGTETPQLLAPIFRLVANPTWTIPKSIQHGEMAGVSRNYLRRHNMVLRNGWIVQKSGPGNALGLVKFDMDDTYAIYLHDTSAPHLFSRSERHLSHGCVRVEDALGFAQKIAEDEGVGDQWRQARASDKQTFVTLPQQIPVRLIYQNVFIDHDGNVAFRTDPYDWNTPVAKALGFTVASHAKAQAKATDIGP
- a CDS encoding DUF5985 family protein, whose translation is MLLDFLGGAVSMGFAVAGLILLSFWRKSRVQLFLAFAGSFFLLAINQTLLTLSNVPLEERSWLYLLRLAAFLLIIFAIIRHNARDDRQR
- a CDS encoding DUF5985 family protein, which gives rise to MADLFPTLVYTLCFLTSSLCAALLGRMFLRNRARILLWSAICFTLLAAANLVVILDILVFPQVDFRLIRLGLSLAAVGVLLIGFIWDGE
- a CDS encoding RNA polymerase sigma factor; translation: MRLKIWHSVGAAVDGVPSSGSACDTDLALLYEIEAPRLRRRLTRYFSTEKAADLVQSAFVRLLRLGSERLDELENPRGYLARTADNLARDEVKFAARRNENRHVDADDCGLAGPDPLALLEARDMLRRIEVGIGELPDRTREIFMAHRFEELTYAEIAQRMGVSMRTVERHISIALFELHRCAGRET
- a CDS encoding FecR domain-containing protein, which gives rise to MTPGDSSGEGNERFLAASRWFARMRGPDAEQSLPEFEDWCRNPANRQTYGEMEAIWMASASARPGAASAGRNRIRPGLIAAGIATAVTLGLLVYGHLRPGIPAPTQVYGSERGVIREVALADGSHVVLDTASQVSASFDHLERKVALLAGRARFKVMHDTAHPFVVTAAGLAVVARGTIFDVRIDAGRTEVSLVEGAVDLESRGQDGAYRVVGRLRPGETATFASADLRPRIARLPQQSWTAGIIAADGMRLSDLLSEANRYSAAPIRLADPSLGDLTISGGFRPADSEQLAQALASALSLRVMHGGDGAVTLTRTPETPVARAECRTANCFAR
- a CDS encoding Glu/Leu/Phe/Val dehydrogenase dimerization domain-containing protein; this translates as MTDRRNIAEPPAEVIRLHNHQAKLEGVIVIHSALLGLSLGGCRVWPYPTIDEAFADAVRLAEGMSYKNAMAALPFGGAKAVIRRPEGDYDKAALFEAFGEAVDRLGGRYITAQDVGTCVSDMEHVAQRTGHVVGRPADGRLAGGDPSRWTALGVVHAMQAASRRVLSSELEGRTVAVQGLGHVGSELCRRLVEAGARLIVADIDRPRAEALANELGAGIADTADIALMHVDVFAPCALGGAITRKVANAMRARLICGAANNQLAAPDIAHDLAARGITYVPDYVANAGGIVSAAAEYMREDRSVVAGRVAGIGPRVSIILEEAARSKLPPLVIADRIAELIMRTGQAERL
- a CDS encoding Lrp/AsnC family transcriptional regulator, whose protein sequence is MTDLDPFERKIIRELQRDSSLTTAEVAERVGLSTSPCWRRIDRLEREGYIRGQVALVDRRKLGFNAHIFAQVKLTAHGRANLDQFCDAIRAFPEVLEAYVLLGTMDFMLRIVARDIEAYERFFFDRLSKVPGVQEVQSNVALSEIKVTGELPID
- a CDS encoding acylphosphatase yields the protein MVAYRIFITGQVQGVFFREWTVSRAREIGVAGWVRNRSDGRVEVYAAGVPDQLDRLVEKLREGSPASQVDGLEIVEAPIEAVEAFVRRQTL
- a CDS encoding TonB-dependent receptor, which translates into the protein MMNRTSRCRLRTAAGLIAAAALATISPARAQPAMQIYDIPAQPLGDALAAAAQRAGVAILAPTPLVAGRRAPALKGQFSPEEAIRQLLSGSGLVLERVGDSYVVKRSGRSEIDPADTDTDIVVTGSRIRGAPVASTLVRLSAESIRNTGQATVADAMRSLPQNFGGGQNPGMGFNVPESSGSDISGGSAINLRGLGADATLTLLNGHRLPYSALSQSIDISAIPLDTVDRIEVVADGASAIYGSDAVAGVVNIVLKRDFDGLRTRARMGASTDGGNFQQQYSVVGGKAWDSGGVLIAYEFARSTQITAADRDYAATKVPGVTLYPALKRHSVVVAAHQEITPDITFSIDGVYGRRWKEATYPLNAAGNLAVSRVENNAQSRSWVIAPSLQARLGSWRLELGGAYGKDRVIIGPDQFIGTRFIDGGEACLCNTGRSVEFSGDGPVFALPGGDARLALGLGWRDNRINRTSPLNPVRAFIGSQDSKFAYGEVNLPIVSPSMALAGIDRLNLSAALRYENYPGLGDVATPKVGLIYSPVSGFTLKASWGKSFRAPTLVQLYQNVSTSIDPPSDYGGTGFPAGSQVLFFNGGNAALKPERATSWSATAVLEPPPIPGLRLEVGLFHTRYQDRIVAPIILFNTALVDPAVADRVTRSPTLPQINAVLAQTDDLTNYTEQPFDPARVVALIDDTYVNAARQTIKGVDFLVDYRTGLGGGTLALTANASLLDSEQLRGAGQPVSVLAGTIFNPPHFRARASATWAKGPLNLAATVNRIGGVDDARFATVTAIPGMTTFDLALRLQPSKGIAKGFDLLLSLENMFNAKPAAVRTIGFTETPYDSTNYSPFGRVVSLTLAKTW